The genome window TTTTGGAGGAGGTGGCCATGCCACTGCAGCCTCGGCCACAATAAGAGGAATGGAACTTCGAGAGGTAGAGAAAAAATTAATAGAAGTCCTGAAGAGCAAAATTACCCCCGAAATCGCACCTGATGAGAGCCTCCTGTTTAAAAAGAATGTAGGGTCACTTTTAAACAGAAATCTTCCTTCCAAAATAACGAGTTTACTGACGGAAGCGGGTAGAATAGCTGAGGAGAAAAATTTCAGAGTCTATCTGGTTGGTGGTTTCGTGCGAGACCTTCTACTTGGTGTAGAAAACTTCGATGTAGATTTAGTTGTTGAGGGAGACGGTATATCCTTTGCTCGATATCTGGTCAGGAGGGCAGGAGGCAAGGTTACTGCCCACAAGAGGTTTGGCACCGCAGTGGCTACTTTGCCCGGCGGAATTAAGGTAGATATTGTCACTGCAAGAAAGGAATTTTACGAATTTCCCGCTGCCTTGCCTACTGTAAAAAAGAGTTCACTGAGAGAAGATTTGTATCGTCGAGACTTTACCATTAATGCTATGGCTGTGAGATTAAATCCTAAGCATTATGGAGAATTGGTCGACTTCTTCGGTGGATGGAAAGATTTGAAAGAGAGAATAGTTAAGGTTTTACATAACAAGAGCTTTATCGAAGATCCCACTCGCATCTTTCGAGCAATTCGTTTCCAAGGGAGATATGGCTTTTCCATGGATAGAAATACTGAGCGATTGGTGAAGGATGCGCTAAGACTGAAAATTTTTAGACGGTTAAGTAAACAAAGACTGAGAGAAGAAATCATCGCCATCCTAAGCGAGCCCCAACCCAAGAACGCAATTTTGAGGTTGGATAAATTCAGGATTCTTAAGTTAATCCATCCCAAAATTAGATTGAGTCAAGAAATAAAAAAAGATTTGCAAATAGTTAAAACTATCTTTTCCAGATTCGCCTCTCTTCTTAAGGAAGAGGACGGAAAACGTTGGATAGTCCATTTTCTAATCCTGGTGCAAAAGTTAAGTATCTTAGAAGTGAAAAATCTCTGTAAGAATTTTAGACTCTCCAGGGAACAGAGCAGGAAGATAGTCAAGGGAAAAGAGAATCTACGAGAAATAATAAAAAAGCTCAAAGAATCAGAATTAAAGCCGAGCTTCCTCTATCGAACGTTGCAAGGATTACCCGTGGAAGCGCTTCTATTTATTGTTTTAAAAGCGAGGAGCAGATTAATTGAAAGGAGAGTCTATCAGTATCTGACCAAAATGCGCAAGGTGAGGATTCGTACTACAGGTGATAAACTTAAAAAGATGGGGTATAAACAAGGTCCCCTGTTTAAGAAGATATTGCAGGAATTGCTCTGGGCCAAACTTGATGGAATTGTGAAAAGCCCATCTTCTGAGACGAAGTTTGTATTTGACAATTTCCCAAAAGATTGATAAAATTAAAGTTTTAAAGAGTGCCCGACCGGGTTAGGTCGGTCGCCCTTCAGGGTGACGAAAAACGGCCCTCTAAAGAGTGCCCGATCAAACGGAGGTGTGAGTGAGTGGAGTTTAACTCACCGATGGGAGCATGCTTATACTTCAACAGATAGTGAGGAATCCTTCTCTTGTTTTCCGAATGATTTCTCTGCCTGTAGCTCTGGTTATTTTCTTTTTTGCGATTGTTATTCATGAATGTGCTCATGCATGGATGGCTTCTCGATGCGGAGACAATACCGCAAGATATGCCGGCAGAATAACGTTGAATCCCCTACCACATATCGACCCCATCGGGACAATAATCTTGCCTCTCCTTCTAATTCTTTCTGGTTCCTCATTCGTTATTGGTTGGGCTAAACCTGTTCCCATCAATCCTCTCAATTTCAACAATCCACGAGCGGATCTGGTGAGAGTGGGAGCGTCTGGTCCTCTCTCCAATATAGGACTGGCAATTGGCTCTTCCTTCCTGGTCTGGATATTCAGTTATTTACCTGTGGGGGAGATAAAGAATTCCATAATAATAATTCTCCTGTTCAGTGTTCTGATTAATCTTTTGCTTGCAGTTTTCAATCTAATTCCCATTCCCCCGCTGGATGGTTCACAAATTCTCTCGGGATTATTGCCAGACCATTTGGCTAGAAGATATGAGACGTTTTCTCGATACGGTTTTATTATTATCTTTTTATTACTTTTGACAGGTTTACTCTGGGCGATAATTTTACCTATCGTCCAGTTTCTTTATAAAATACTCTTTTTGTGGGTAGGAAGGGGATTTTAGAAATGGCCAAGAAAAGAATTTTAAGTGGAATGCGTCCCAGTGGAAAGTTACACGTGGGACATCTTGTAGGAGCACTGGCAAATTGGGCAGCTCTACAGGATGAATACGAATGTTTCTACATGGTAGCAGACTGGCATGCTCTGACAACAGAATACGAAAACCCTTCAGGGATTAAAACCAATATTAAAGAAATAGTCATTGATTGGATATCCGCGGGTCTTGATCCTAAAAAGTGTACCATGTTTGTGCAGTCCCAGGTTCTGGAACATGCGGAACTACATCTTTTACTCTCTATGTTTATTCCTTTAAGTTGGTTGGAAAGATGTCCCACTTACAAGCAGCAACAACAGGAACTGAAAGACAAGAACCTTTCTACTTACGGGTTTTTGGGTTATCCTGTTCTGCAGGCAGCAGACATTTTGGTCTACAAAGCAGAAGCTGTGCCTGTGGGTGAGGACCAACTTCCCCATCTGGAACTGTGCCGGGAGATTGCTCGGCGTTTCAATTTCTTATATAAGAGCGTTTTTCCCGAGCCACAAGCTCTTCTGACCAGAGCACCAAAACTTTTAGGAGCCGATGGCCGGAAGATGAGTAAAAGTTACAACAACTGCGTTTTCCTGTCGGATCCTCCGCAGGTTATTCGAGAAAAAGTAAGCTTTATGATTACTGACCCCAGCCGGATTAGAGCCAACGATCCTGGACATCCCGATGTGTGCACAGTATACGGGCTGCATAAGATTTTTACTTCTCCGAAAGTAGATTCAATAACTGCTGATTGTAAAAGCGGGAAAATAGGTTGTGTAGCATGTAAGAAAATTTTGAGCGAATCTCTAATAGAAAGATTAAAACCGATTCAGGCAAAGAGAAAAGATTTAGAAGCGAACCCAAAGGAGGTCGCCAGAATCCTCAAACAGGGGCGTCTCAGTGCTCAGAAAATTACTCAGGAGACCCTTAAGGAAGTGAGAGAAGCGATTGGATTATAAAAAGGAGGAGGGATGGATTACAGGGTGAGATTGGAGGTATTTGAAGGTCCGCTCGATTTATTGTTACATTTGATTAAGAAAAACGAGCTTGATATCTTCAATATTCCCATAGCAGAGATTACAGCCGACTATTTGAACTACATAAAATTCTTCAGGAAGCTAAACCTGAATTTTGCAGGAGAGTTTCTGGTAATGGCTTCTACCTTAATTCACATAAAATCGAGAACGTTACTTCCCTCCATGGAAACAGCTGAAGAGGAAGAGCCCGAGGATCCCCGGGCGGAATTGGCAGCCAGACTTATGGAGTATGAGAAATTTAAAAAAGCAGCCAGTATATTGAAGGAGAAGGAGGTAATTCAAAGGGACATTTATGGACGTCTTCCTTTGATTCCTCAGGATGAAGATTATACCATCGAAGCTACACTTTTTGACCTCATGGATGCCTTCCAGAAAGTAGTATTTCGGGTTGAAAAAGAAGTTCGGGAAATAATTCAAGAAGACATCAAGGTTGAAGACCGGATTCAAGAAATCCTGAACCTTCTGGAAAATAAAAGATTTATCAATTTTGAGACCATATTTTCTGGACAGAGGACAAAGAGACTTCTAATAGTGACTTTCTTAGCTCTTTTAGAGCTAATCCGATTGAAAATGGTTTTTGCTCGCCAGACAAGACTATTTGGAGATATAAGAATATACAGGGCAAAACGGGAATTGGCGGCATAAAGACAATGGAAAAAGAAGAATTAAAAAATATAATCGAGTGTCTCTTGTTTTTCTCTAATGAACCTTTGCGTATAGAGAAGCTGGCCGAAATTATGGGAAGAGGTGACTTTGACGAGATAAAAGAGGCTGTTGAATATTTGCAAAAAGAATACGAGCTAAGAAATAGCGGGCTGCGAGTTCTGAACATTGCTCAGGGATACCAGATTTGTACCAGGAGCGAATTCTCTAACTGGGTGAGGAAACTTTATAAAGCACAGACTACTTTTCAACTCTCACTGTCTGCTTTAGAGACGCTCTCCATTATTGCTTATAAACAGCCTGTTACCCGGGGAGAAATAGAAAAGATAAGGGGAGTCGATGCTTCCTATGTGTTGAGGGCGCTTTTAGAAAAAAAGTTGGTTAGAATTTCAGGGAGAAAAAAATTGCCGGGTCGTCCAATTATATATGGAACATCTCAAGAGTTCCTGCGCTATTTTGGGTTAAAAGATCTATCCGAGATTCCCAGCCTGGAAGAGATAAAACCACCGGCAAGCGGATAAATAATAAATGGCAGCCGCTCCGATGAATCCAGCCCCTGAGAGCAGGAGCTGGATGAATCGAGCTATTTCTTATAAACGCAGACTAAAGTCTGCTACTCCAAAGATGGGAGGGGGTAGTTTATGGATTTAAAAAGTTTACGTGAAAAAATTGATAAAGTAGATAACCAAATTTTGAAATTGTTGAACCACAGAACCAAAACAGTACGAGAAATTGCAAAATTGAAAGCAAAGGCAAAACAGGAATTCTATGCTCCCCATCGGGAAAAGAAAATCGTAGAAAGACTCCTCAAGAAGAACAAAGGACCACTCCCCAACGAAGCATTGAAAGGGATCTTCCAGGAAATATTGAATGTTTCCCGGTCTATCCAGAAGAAATTGAGGATATCTTATCTGGGACCCGCAGCTACTTTCACCCACTTAGCAGCAGTTAAGAATTTCGGTAAGTATGCCAACTTTACTCCTGCCAAGAGTATAGCCGATGTTTTCTCCGAGGTGGAAAAGGGTCGCTCTGATTACGGAGTTGTGCCCATTGAGAACTCGACTGAAGGGGTGATTAATCATACGTTGGACATGTTTGTTACTTCGGAATTGAAGATTTGTTCTGAATTACTTCTGGAAATTTCTCATAATCTCCTTTCCAGAGCAAGGGAGCTCAGGGAAATAAAGAGAATCTATTCTCATCCCCAGGCAATTGCTCAGTCCAGAAATTGGATTGAAGACAATTTGCCCAATGCTGAGTTGGTGGAGACGTCTTCCACTGCCAAGGCAGCGGAGATGGCTGAGAAAGACTCTGAGGGCGGAGCAATAGCTTCCCGGCTTGCATCCTCTTTGTACGATCTGAAAATAATTGCTGAAGGCATTGAGGATAACGTGCGAAATTTTACCCGCTTTCTGGTCATAGGTAAGAGTTTCCCAGGAAAAAGTGGACAAGACAAAACTTCCATTCTTTTCTCCATAAAAGATAAGGTGGGAGCGCTTCACGATATGCTTATTCCTTTCCGGGAAAATAAGATTAACCTGACTAAAATCGAATCCAGGCCGACCAAGCTCCGAGCCTGGGAGTATATATTCTTTGTCGACTTCATGGAACACGTTGAAGAAGAAAATGTGAAACGGGCTTTGAAGCAACTGGAAAAAGAATGTCTATTTCTTAAAATATTGGGCTCTTATCCAAGGAGCGAGTGATTTTGGAGGATACGTTGATGATTGAAAAACTTGTGAGAAAAAATGTATTAGATTTCCAACCTTACCTTCCTGGTAAGCCAATCGAGGAAGTGAAAAGAGAGTTAGGCCTTGCCAGAGTGGATAAATTGGCTTCCAATGAGAATCCTCTAGGACCTTCCCCTCGGGCAGTCAGTGCCATGAAAAAGGTTCTCAATCGAGTGAACCTATATCCAGATGGAAGCGGTTTCTATTTAAAGAAGGTCTTAGCCAGAAAGCTAAAGGTAAAGCCAGAAAGTATTATCCTTGGTAGCGGAACGGATGAAATAATCGAAATTATCGGGAAAACTTTCTTAAACCCCATTGACGAAATCATAGTCTCTAAGT of bacterium contains these proteins:
- a CDS encoding DHHA1 domain-containing protein, which translates into the protein MDLIVTHIGADFDALASLVAARKIYPKALAVLAGSPDKDVREYLYKKPHLIDLKKEKEVDFKKVKRLIVVDTRLAKRIGEAKEALNNRGLILHFYDHHPRTKGDLVGAVDIGGRYGATVTILVELIKKKRIKISTEEATLLALGIYEDTGSFTFPSTTPADLKAASYLITKGANLNMVSDFIRRELTKNQVKLLNKLLRLEKRIKINGIEIAIIKLKSSGYITDLAATVHRLRDIENLETIFVLLGTKERIRIVARSRIKAVNVGKITQAFGGGGHATAASATIRGMELREVEKKLIEVLKSKITPEIAPDESLLFKKNVGSLLNRNLPSKITSLLTEAGRIAEEKNFRVYLVGGFVRDLLLGVENFDVDLVVEGDGISFARYLVRRAGGKVTAHKRFGTAVATLPGGIKVDIVTARKEFYEFPAALPTVKKSSLREDLYRRDFTINAMAVRLNPKHYGELVDFFGGWKDLKERIVKVLHNKSFIEDPTRIFRAIRFQGRYGFSMDRNTERLVKDALRLKIFRRLSKQRLREEIIAILSEPQPKNAILRLDKFRILKLIHPKIRLSQEIKKDLQIVKTIFSRFASLLKEEDGKRWIVHFLILVQKLSILEVKNLCKNFRLSREQSRKIVKGKENLREIIKKLKESELKPSFLYRTLQGLPVEALLFIVLKARSRLIERRVYQYLTKMRKVRIRTTGDKLKKMGYKQGPLFKKILQELLWAKLDGIVKSPSSETKFVFDNFPKD
- a CDS encoding site-2 protease family protein, with protein sequence MLILQQIVRNPSLVFRMISLPVALVIFFFAIVIHECAHAWMASRCGDNTARYAGRITLNPLPHIDPIGTIILPLLLILSGSSFVIGWAKPVPINPLNFNNPRADLVRVGASGPLSNIGLAIGSSFLVWIFSYLPVGEIKNSIIIILLFSVLINLLLAVFNLIPIPPLDGSQILSGLLPDHLARRYETFSRYGFIIIFLLLLTGLLWAIILPIVQFLYKILFLWVGRGF
- the trpS gene encoding tryptophan--tRNA ligase; amino-acid sequence: MAKKRILSGMRPSGKLHVGHLVGALANWAALQDEYECFYMVADWHALTTEYENPSGIKTNIKEIVIDWISAGLDPKKCTMFVQSQVLEHAELHLLLSMFIPLSWLERCPTYKQQQQELKDKNLSTYGFLGYPVLQAADILVYKAEAVPVGEDQLPHLELCREIARRFNFLYKSVFPEPQALLTRAPKLLGADGRKMSKSYNNCVFLSDPPQVIREKVSFMITDPSRIRANDPGHPDVCTVYGLHKIFTSPKVDSITADCKSGKIGCVACKKILSESLIERLKPIQAKRKDLEANPKEVARILKQGRLSAQKITQETLKEVREAIGL
- a CDS encoding segregation/condensation protein A — translated: MDYRVRLEVFEGPLDLLLHLIKKNELDIFNIPIAEITADYLNYIKFFRKLNLNFAGEFLVMASTLIHIKSRTLLPSMETAEEEEPEDPRAELAARLMEYEKFKKAASILKEKEVIQRDIYGRLPLIPQDEDYTIEATLFDLMDAFQKVVFRVEKEVREIIQEDIKVEDRIQEILNLLENKRFINFETIFSGQRTKRLLIVTFLALLELIRLKMVFARQTRLFGDIRIYRAKRELAA
- the scpB gene encoding SMC-Scp complex subunit ScpB — its product is MEKEELKNIIECLLFFSNEPLRIEKLAEIMGRGDFDEIKEAVEYLQKEYELRNSGLRVLNIAQGYQICTRSEFSNWVRKLYKAQTTFQLSLSALETLSIIAYKQPVTRGEIEKIRGVDASYVLRALLEKKLVRISGRKKLPGRPIIYGTSQEFLRYFGLKDLSEIPSLEEIKPPASG
- the pheA gene encoding prephenate dehydratase, with the protein product MDLKSLREKIDKVDNQILKLLNHRTKTVREIAKLKAKAKQEFYAPHREKKIVERLLKKNKGPLPNEALKGIFQEILNVSRSIQKKLRISYLGPAATFTHLAAVKNFGKYANFTPAKSIADVFSEVEKGRSDYGVVPIENSTEGVINHTLDMFVTSELKICSELLLEISHNLLSRARELREIKRIYSHPQAIAQSRNWIEDNLPNAELVETSSTAKAAEMAEKDSEGGAIASRLASSLYDLKIIAEGIEDNVRNFTRFLVIGKSFPGKSGQDKTSILFSIKDKVGALHDMLIPFRENKINLTKIESRPTKLRAWEYIFFVDFMEHVEEENVKRALKQLEKECLFLKILGSYPRSE